The Elephas maximus indicus isolate mEleMax1 chromosome 19, mEleMax1 primary haplotype, whole genome shotgun sequence genome contains a region encoding:
- the MRPL27 gene encoding 39S ribosomal protein L27, mitochondrial, whose translation MALAVAALRARTAVTALLSPPQATALAVRYASKKTGGSSKNLGGKSSGRRYGIKKMEGHYVHAGNILATQRQFRWHPGAHVGLGKKKCLYALEEGVVRYTKEVYVPSPSNAEAVDLVTKLPKGAVLYKTFVHVVPTKPEGTFKLVAMI comes from the exons ATGGCGTTGGCGGTGGCGGCGCTGAGGGCGCGGACAGCTG TTACAGCTCTGTTGAGCCCCCCTCAGGCTACAGCTCTTGCTGTCAGATATGCTTCCAAGAAGACAGGTGGAAGCTCTAAAAACCTTGGTGGAAAGTCATCTGGCAGACGCTATGGCATCAAGAAGATGGAAG GTCACTATGTTCATGCTGGCAACATCCTGGCGACTCAGCGCCAGTTCCGCTGGCACCCAGGAGCCCAC GTGGGGCTGGGGAAGAAGAAATGCCTGTATGCCTTGGAAGAGGGGGTAGTCCGCTACACTAAGGAGGTCTACGTGCCCAGTCCCAGCAATGCAGAAGCCGTGGATCTGGTCACCAAGCTGCCCAAGGGTGCTGTGCTCTATAAGACTTTTGTCCACGTGGTTCCCACGAAGCCTGAGGGCACTTTCAAACTGGTAGCTATGATTTGA
- the XYLT2 gene encoding xylosyltransferase 2, with amino-acid sequence MVASARVQKLVRRYKLAIATALAILLLQGLVVWSFSGLEEDEPGEKGRQRKPRPLDPGEGSKDTDSSAGRRGSAGRRHGRWRGRAESPGVPVAKVVRAVTSRHRASRRVPPAPPPEAPGRQNLSGAAAGEALVGAAGFPPHGDTGSVEGAPQPTDNSFTPKCEITGKDALSALARASTKQCQQEIANVVCLHQAGNLMPKAVPRHCQLAGKMSPGIQWDEIQAQRPVDSPPVRIAYMLVVHGRAIRQLKRLLKAVYHKQHFFYIHVDKRSNYLHREVVELARQYDNVQVTPWRMVTIWGGASLLRMYLRSMRDLLEVPGWAWDFFINLSATDYPTRTNEELVAFLSKNRDKNFLKSHGRDNSRFIKKQGLDRLFHECDSHMWRLGERQIPAGIVVDGGSDWFVLTRNFVEYVVYTDDPLVAQLRQFYMYTLLPAESFFHTVLENSPACESLIDNNLRVTNWNRKLGCKCQYKHIVDWCGCSPNDFKPSDFLRLQQVSRPTFFARKFESTVNQEVLEILDFHLYGSYPPGTPALKAYWENTYDVADGPSGLSDIMLTAYTAFARLSLRHAATAAPPPATTLCRFEPRGLPSSVHLYFYDDHFQGYLVTQAVQPSAQGLAETLEMWLMPQGLLKLVGRSDQASRLQSLEVGTEWDPKERLFRNFGGLIGPLDEPVAIQRWARGPNLTATVVWIDPTYVVATSYDITVDVETEVTQYKPPLSRPLRPGAWTVRLLQFWEPLGETRFLVLPLTFNRKLPLRKDDASWLHAGPPHNEYMEQSFQGLSSILNLPQPEPAEEAARRHAQLTGPALEAWTDGELSGFWSVAGLCAMGPSICPSLEPCRLTSWSSLSPDPKSELGPVKADGRLR; translated from the exons ATGGTGGCGAGCGCGCGGGTGCAGAAGCTGGTGCGGCGCTACAAGCTAGCGATCGCCACTGCGTTGGCCATCCTGCTGCTGCAGGGCCTAGTGGTGTGGAGCTTCAGCGGCCTGGAGGAGGACGAGCCGGGCGAG AAAGGAAGGCAGAGGAAGCCACGGCCGCTCGACCCTGGCGAGGGCTCCAAAGACACAGACAGTTCGGCAGGGCGGCGGGGCAGCGCAGGCCGAAGGCATGGGCGCTGGCGGGGCCGTGCTGAGAGCCCGGGTGTGCCAGTAGCCAAGGTTGTGCGGGCAGTAACCAGCCGGCACAGAGCCAGCCGGCGAGTCccacctgccccacccccagaggCCCCAGGCCGCCAGAACTTGAGCGGGGCAGCAGCCGGGGAAGCACTGGTGGGGGCAGCTGGCTTCCCACCACACGGAGACACAGGGAGTGTGGAGGGCGCCCCCCAGCCCACAGACAACAGCTTCACCCCCAAGTGTGAGATCACAGGCAAGGATGCGCTGTCTGCACTGGCCCGGGCCAGCACCAAACAGTGCCAGCAGGAGATCGCCAACGTGGTGTGCCTGCACCAGGCCGGGAACCTCATGCCCAAGGCTGTGCCCCGGCACTGCCAGCTGGCTG GGAAGATGAGCCCTGGCATCCAGTGGGATGAGATCCAGGCCCAGCGGCCCGTGGACAGCCCTCCAGTGCGCATCGCCTACATGCTGGTGGTTCACGGCCGTGCTATCCGTCAGCTGAAGAGGCTCCTCAAGGCGGTGTACCATAAGCAGCACTTCTTCTATATCCACGTGGACAAG CGTTCCAACTACCTGCACCGCGAGGTGGTAGAGCTGGCCCGGCAGTATGACAACGTGCAGGTGACGCCCTGGCGCATGGTCACCATTTGGGGCGGGGCCAGCCTGCTGAGGATGTACCTGAGGAGCATGCGAGACCTTCTGGAGGTCCCTGGCTGGGCCTGGGACTTCTTCATCAACCTCAGTGCCACCGACTACCCAACCAG GACCAATGAGGAGCTGGTGGCTTTCCTGTCCAAGAACCGGGACAAGAATTTCCTCAAGTCGCACGGCCGGGACAACTCTAG GTTCATCAAAAAACAGGGCCTGGACCGACTTTTCCACGAGTGTGACTCACATATGTGGCGCCTGGGTGAGCGGCAGATTCCAGCGGGCATTGTGGTAGACGGTGGCTCCGACTGGTTCGTGCTGACACGCAACTTTGTGGAGTACGTGGTGTACACGGACGACCCGCTGGTAGCCCAGCTCCGCCAGTTCTACATGTATACACTGCTCCCAGCTGAG TCCTTCTTCCACACGGTGCTGGAAAACAGCCCGGCCTGCGAAAGCCTCATAGATAACAACCTGCGGGTCACAAACTGGAATCGCAAGCTGGGCTGCAAGTGCCAATACAAGCACATCGTGGACTGGTGCGGCTGCTCCCCCAACGACTTCAAGCCCTCGGACTTCCTGCGGCTGCAG CAAGTCTCTAGACCCACCTTCTTCGCCCGGAAGTTTGAGTCGACTGTGAACCAGGAGGTTCTGGAAATCCTAGATTTTCACCTGTATGGCAGCTACCCCCCAGGCACGCCAGCCCTCAAGGCCTACTGGGAGAACACGTATGATGTGGCTGATGGCCCCAGTGGGCTCAGTGACATCATGCTCACCGCCTACACTGCCTTTGCCCGCCTCAGCCTGCGCCATGCTGCCACCGCTGCACCCCCTCCAGCCACCACACTCTGCAG GTTTGAGCCCAGGGGCTTGCCGTCCAGTGTGCACCTGTATTTCTATGACGACCATTTCCAGGGCTACCTGGTGACGCAGGCggtgcagccctcagcccaggggCTGGCAGAGACACTTGAGATGTGGCTGATGCCCCAGGGGTTGCTGAAGCTGGTGGGGCGCAGTGACCAAGCGAGCCGGCTCCAGAGTTTGGAG GTTGGCACCGAGTGGGACCCCAAAGAACGTCTGTTCCGGAACTTTGGGGGGTTGATAGGGCCACTGGACGAGCCTGTGGCCATACAGCGCTGGGCCCGGGGCCCCAACCTCACAGCCACCGTGGTCTGGATTGACCCGACCTATGTGGTAGCCACATCTTATGACATCACGGTAGACGTGGAGACCGAGGTCACGCAGTACAAGCCCCCACTGAGCCGGCCTCTGCGGCCAGGAGCCTGGACCGTCCGACTGCTTCAGTTCTGGGAGCCCCTGGGCGAGACCCGCTTCCTCGTGCTGCCTTTGACCTTCAACCGCAAACTACCTCTCAGGAAAG ATGATGCCAGCTGGCTGCACGCCGGCCCGCCCCACAATGAGTACATGGAGCAGAGTTTCCAGGGCCTGAGCAGCATCCTGAACCTGCCCCAGCCAGAGCCTGCGGAGGAGGCCGCGCGGCGGCATGCGCAGCTCACAGGCCCCGCACTGGAAGCCTGGACGGATGGGGAACTGAGTGGCTTCTGGTCTGTGGCTGGACTGTGTGCCATGGGCCCCTCCATATGCCCCTCCCTGGAGCCCTGCAGACTGACCAGCTGGAGCTCTCTGTCCCCCGACCCCAAATCAGAGCTGGGGCCCGTCAAAGCAGACGGACGACTCAGGTAG